The following are encoded in a window of Methylicorpusculum oleiharenae genomic DNA:
- a CDS encoding lipopolysaccharide biosynthesis protein translates to MTLFRFLREKQLFGDAFWVILGQIVSAMALLAGTRMLTELVSPEIYGQVALLNGFVALGVALFSYPFICAGMRIMPECQNEWERADLHQVVAGYAARSTALAVALLLVGGLIYRHFYHSDFSLYLLAGLLLIVTVRRELGIQLLIGGRKQRSASLWQTSDSLLRPLLAVSLVVWGGQKPEWVLLGYILASFIANQVWSFVHRTKIVKHKRPARVRNFKADVWTYALPLVPMELIAWVNGMGDRYVIGYLLSAAEVGLYAATYLIINEAFNRSAMVLLRIFQPVYFQCFSRNQAREGFRILWIWIGCVVILGITGVTLLVLSKGWVTTWLLAKSYHSSVELIPAIAVGCALHALGMVLSQPLLANKQTRWLLSGRLCGALTAAVSIPLMVMHYGLPGAAFANCIYFGVEAIVLAMLAKPWRMTGGFENGDDQDPVGEAVTGCKVSA, encoded by the coding sequence ATGACTCTGTTTCGGTTTTTAAGAGAAAAACAACTATTCGGTGATGCCTTCTGGGTCATTCTGGGCCAAATAGTGTCGGCAATGGCTTTACTGGCCGGCACCCGGATGTTGACCGAGTTGGTAAGTCCTGAAATATACGGACAGGTTGCTTTGTTGAATGGTTTTGTTGCGCTGGGTGTTGCTTTGTTTTCTTACCCCTTTATTTGCGCGGGCATGAGGATAATGCCTGAATGTCAGAATGAATGGGAACGTGCCGATTTGCACCAGGTTGTAGCAGGCTATGCGGCCCGATCAACAGCTTTGGCGGTAGCGCTGCTGCTCGTCGGAGGCCTGATCTACCGTCATTTTTACCACAGCGATTTTAGTCTTTATCTTCTTGCCGGTTTACTTTTGATCGTGACAGTCAGGCGGGAATTAGGCATTCAGTTACTTATAGGAGGCCGCAAACAACGCAGCGCAAGTTTGTGGCAGACCAGTGACAGTCTTTTACGCCCTTTATTGGCGGTTTCGCTGGTCGTGTGGGGCGGCCAAAAACCGGAATGGGTATTGTTGGGATATATCCTGGCCAGCTTCATTGCCAATCAGGTCTGGTCATTTGTTCATCGCACTAAAATCGTCAAGCACAAGCGCCCGGCCAGGGTCCGCAATTTCAAGGCCGACGTTTGGACTTATGCGTTGCCACTGGTTCCTATGGAATTGATAGCCTGGGTTAACGGCATGGGTGATCGCTATGTGATCGGTTATTTATTGTCGGCGGCGGAAGTCGGTTTATATGCAGCGACTTACCTGATCATCAACGAAGCGTTCAATCGCAGCGCTATGGTTTTGTTACGTATCTTTCAGCCGGTTTATTTTCAGTGCTTTTCCCGTAATCAGGCCAGGGAAGGCTTCAGGATTTTATGGATCTGGATAGGGTGCGTCGTGATCTTAGGGATCACCGGCGTGACCTTATTGGTGTTGTCCAAAGGCTGGGTGACCACCTGGTTGCTCGCCAAATCGTATCATTCTTCAGTCGAGTTAATACCCGCCATTGCAGTTGGATGCGCGCTGCACGCTTTGGGGATGGTACTGTCCCAACCGCTGTTGGCAAACAAACAGACACGGTGGTTATTGTCCGGACGTTTATGCGGGGCCTTGACGGCGGCAGTCAGTATTCCGTTGATGGTAATGCATTATGGTTTGCCGGGCGCCGCATTCGCCAATTGCATTTATTTTGGTGTTGAAGCGATAGTGTTGGCGATGCTTGCCAAACCCTGGCGGATGACTGGCGGTTTTGAAAATGGCGATGACCAAGACCCGGTGGGAGAGGCGGTGACTGGGTGCAAAGTTTCAGCGTAG
- a CDS encoding glycosyltransferase family 2 protein translates to MKVSLVLATLGRDRELKDFLESVREQTYKDFELIIIDQNTDGKIDAIVESFKHSLTIKHVKVNFTGIARARDYGIGQAQGRIIAFPDDDCAYDKEVLSKVVNEFSTNESLAILVAGSYQFSSSRFSIGVNSPKACYFSRFRMMGVEFTQFFDLNRIDRKQFYFDHDFGIGSKYSGAEGFELLYRLLRSGSSAFYNPDIKIYHPDKDHYKLGTGRMLIYSTGIGAYIRKFTNQRDVFILYYIVRKMFVAPLLKMMLALLLLNPKKLAYSFYNLIGIWRGFLAYGR, encoded by the coding sequence ATGAAAGTTTCACTGGTTTTAGCAACATTGGGCAGAGATCGCGAGCTCAAGGATTTTCTGGAATCTGTCCGTGAGCAGACATATAAAGACTTTGAGCTGATCATCATCGATCAGAACACGGATGGCAAAATTGATGCAATCGTCGAATCCTTTAAACACAGTCTTACTATCAAGCACGTCAAAGTTAATTTTACCGGGATTGCCAGAGCCAGGGATTATGGAATAGGCCAGGCTCAAGGCAGAATTATCGCCTTTCCTGATGACGATTGTGCTTACGACAAAGAGGTGCTTTCAAAAGTGGTCAATGAGTTTTCAACCAACGAGAGCCTCGCCATTCTGGTTGCCGGATCTTATCAGTTTTCATCCAGCCGTTTCAGTATCGGCGTTAACAGCCCCAAAGCCTGTTACTTTTCCCGGTTCAGAATGATGGGCGTAGAGTTTACGCAGTTTTTTGATCTGAACCGGATCGATCGTAAACAGTTTTATTTTGATCACGACTTTGGCATCGGTTCCAAGTACTCAGGCGCAGAAGGTTTTGAACTGTTATATCGCTTGCTCAGGTCTGGCAGTTCGGCTTTTTATAATCCCGACATTAAAATCTATCACCCGGATAAAGATCACTACAAGCTGGGAACCGGAAGAATGTTGATCTATTCCACGGGTATTGGGGCTTACATAAGAAAATTCACCAATCAACGGGATGTCTTCATTCTTTATTACATCGTCCGCAAGATGTTTGTCGCACCGCTGTTAAAAATGATGCTGGCCTTGCTGTTATTGAACCCCAAAAAGCTGGCTTATTCTTTTTACAATCTTATCGGTATCTGGCGCGGGTTCCTGGCTTATGGGCGTTAG
- a CDS encoding O-antigen ligase family protein: MRISFEKDLPVLLFALVSASTLASLPQVESAWNGVKEVYGEQDFGLRILRELMLVVLIGYAFVEPRLRNGILTGPVFAFLGIMITYVLFEVAYALYLDLPLVVPMAGLRVFEYLPVALIGFAVSRLGAGETVIFRFAYYLRYYLVLQAVLAIAQALWAPPLFGVSILGGGRPFGTFVSPNLFGATMATCALLFSLVPSMRKWMAVSVFLALLSGSRTALISSLLVIYFQIYTALRPRDRWAMIMPAPLLAVGALILASSPLLSGRDDADPTQDGRIDLWQRVFSEQIHGPADLLFGWGLGLSSNTINILFGAEHFHGQFDSDSLYLFLLNGYGLLGLLAYLAFLWATAKLSVHPNKFLVVMFIFVAGLTFNMWEYFPQNAMLMFLWGAVLGTGYRSKTPAWQAASGSYYSRLS, translated from the coding sequence ATGAGAATAAGCTTTGAAAAAGATTTACCGGTTCTGTTGTTTGCTCTGGTCAGTGCGTCGACCCTGGCTTCGTTACCTCAGGTCGAGTCTGCCTGGAATGGGGTGAAGGAAGTGTATGGAGAACAGGATTTTGGTTTGCGTATTCTTCGCGAACTGATGCTGGTTGTTTTGATCGGCTATGCGTTTGTTGAGCCCCGGTTGCGCAATGGCATCCTGACAGGACCGGTATTTGCGTTTTTGGGAATCATGATCACTTATGTCCTGTTTGAAGTGGCTTATGCGCTGTACCTGGACCTGCCGCTGGTAGTGCCCATGGCCGGACTGAGAGTTTTTGAATACCTGCCGGTTGCTTTGATCGGTTTTGCGGTCAGCCGCTTGGGGGCGGGTGAAACCGTGATCTTCCGCTTTGCATATTATCTGCGCTATTACCTGGTTCTTCAGGCAGTTCTGGCGATAGCGCAGGCTTTGTGGGCGCCGCCTTTATTTGGCGTGTCAATTCTGGGGGGCGGGCGTCCGTTTGGGACTTTTGTCAGTCCCAACCTTTTTGGCGCAACCATGGCGACTTGTGCGCTGCTGTTTTCTCTGGTTCCGTCCATGCGTAAATGGATGGCGGTCAGTGTGTTTTTGGCCTTGTTGAGCGGTTCCCGCACGGCTTTAATCAGTTCTTTGCTGGTCATCTATTTTCAGATTTATACGGCACTTCGCCCTCGCGACCGCTGGGCCATGATCATGCCTGCGCCACTGCTGGCCGTCGGCGCGCTGATCCTGGCGTCCAGTCCTTTGCTCAGCGGCCGTGATGATGCCGATCCCACCCAAGACGGACGTATCGATCTTTGGCAGCGGGTGTTTTCCGAGCAAATCCATGGGCCTGCGGATTTATTGTTCGGCTGGGGCTTGGGTTTGAGTTCCAATACCATCAACATTCTTTTTGGTGCCGAGCATTTTCATGGTCAATTCGATTCGGACAGCCTTTATCTATTTCTATTGAACGGTTACGGGTTACTGGGTCTGCTGGCGTATCTGGCATTTCTTTGGGCAACGGCAAAGCTGTCGGTTCATCCCAACAAATTCTTGGTCGTGATGTTCATTTTTGTTGCCGGGCTTACTTTTAACATGTGGGAATATTTTCCTCAAAACGCAATGTTGATGTTTCTGTGGGGAGCGGTATTAGGTACCGGATACCGGTCGAAAACTCCGGCTTGGCAGGCTGCCTCCGGTTCTTATTACTCAAGACTGTCCTGA
- a CDS encoding class I SAM-dependent methyltransferase — MTTVSAVSAQYGDVLHECVACKAEEISYWRRKNFQYTENANNEEFHIYRCNSCGTGFLNRPPHLAWLQSIYQYSGQALTQSITLEDVLAREAEFPNCTVDAARMSRQADSFNHSGNVLALDIGSGFGFYTQALRQLSYRTASINPGTYENEVFRELNGDVPLPVMLENYEASGQFGIVMMSQVLEHLLEPDKAINKVSRMMVPGGVLACAVPNYHSFLVKLLGTKDNACLWVPEHVNYFSVKGLKALVESNGFRVIKVEQITRIPFNALSKRLRLKGRTASVIDGLVNSVQKPFAALMHCFGLGIYINLYAVKQ, encoded by the coding sequence ATGACGACTGTATCAGCCGTTTCAGCACAGTATGGAGATGTTTTGCATGAATGCGTGGCCTGTAAGGCTGAGGAAATCAGCTATTGGCGAAGGAAAAACTTTCAGTATACGGAAAACGCCAATAACGAAGAATTTCATATCTACCGTTGTAATTCCTGCGGAACCGGTTTCTTGAATCGACCTCCGCACCTGGCATGGTTACAGTCCATTTATCAGTATTCGGGTCAGGCCTTGACCCAGTCCATTACGCTTGAAGACGTATTGGCAAGAGAAGCCGAATTTCCTAACTGCACAGTTGATGCAGCAAGAATGAGCCGGCAGGCCGACAGTTTCAACCATTCGGGTAATGTTCTGGCGCTTGATATAGGTTCCGGATTCGGTTTTTATACACAGGCACTCAGACAGCTGAGTTACCGCACCGCCAGCATTAATCCCGGTACTTATGAAAACGAGGTATTCAGAGAATTGAACGGTGATGTTCCCCTGCCGGTGATGCTTGAAAACTACGAAGCGTCCGGGCAGTTTGGCATCGTGATGATGTCTCAGGTGCTGGAGCATCTTCTCGAACCGGATAAAGCGATCAACAAGGTATCCAGGATGATGGTGCCGGGAGGTGTATTGGCCTGCGCGGTGCCCAATTACCATTCGTTTTTGGTCAAATTGTTGGGAACAAAAGATAACGCCTGTTTGTGGGTCCCTGAGCATGTGAATTACTTTTCAGTGAAAGGCTTAAAAGCCCTGGTCGAAAGTAATGGCTTCCGGGTTATCAAGGTCGAACAAATCACCCGCATCCCCTTCAATGCCCTATCCAAACGACTGAGGCTTAAGGGAAGGACGGCGTCTGTCATTGATGGGCTGGTCAACTCTGTGCAAAAGCCGTTTGCCGCATTAATGCATTGCTTCGGTTTAGGCATTTACATCAATTTATATGCGGTCAAGCAGTAA
- a CDS encoding glycosyltransferase family 2 protein, translating to MLTLVILTKNEQSNLPACLAAIPAGYPIVIVDSGSTDDTLAIAQNRGCRIFSNPWPGFAEQRNFAIRQCAISTPWILFVDADEIYPQTFYDWFEAEMSRNDELDVIMVPSVLYLRGKRLNYAPGYPIYHPRLVRRATTCFVRNHTGHGEAVIDSCRIGFTKIAYEHYFYHGEIIEWMHKHVDKAAQEVVLQPAAGAVMTHRGRLSVLLGRSWLRVMARFLYHFVFRGGFLDGFAGLEFALMFTWYEATIYVQAKAKTQER from the coding sequence ATGCTGACCCTTGTAATTTTGACTAAAAACGAACAAAGCAATCTGCCTGCATGTCTTGCGGCTATTCCGGCAGGCTATCCGATTGTCATTGTCGATTCAGGAAGCACCGATGATACGCTTGCTATCGCGCAAAACCGGGGTTGCCGCATCTTCAGTAATCCATGGCCGGGTTTTGCCGAACAGCGCAACTTTGCCATCAGGCAATGCGCGATCAGCACGCCCTGGATTTTGTTTGTTGATGCGGATGAAATCTATCCACAGACTTTTTACGACTGGTTTGAAGCAGAAATGAGCCGTAACGATGAACTGGATGTGATTATGGTGCCTTCAGTTCTTTATCTCAGGGGCAAGCGGCTCAATTACGCACCCGGTTATCCCATTTATCATCCCAGACTGGTGCGCAGGGCAACAACCTGCTTCGTTCGTAATCATACCGGGCATGGGGAAGCCGTCATTGATTCCTGCCGGATCGGTTTTACCAAGATTGCCTATGAACATTATTTTTATCATGGCGAAATCATTGAATGGATGCACAAGCACGTTGATAAGGCGGCGCAAGAGGTCGTTCTTCAACCGGCAGCAGGCGCAGTGATGACGCATCGCGGACGCTTAAGCGTATTACTGGGTCGTTCCTGGTTAAGAGTTATGGCCCGTTTTTTATACCACTTTGTATTTAGGGGTGGCTTTTTGGATGGCTTTGCGGGCTTGGAGTTTGCGTTGATGTTTACCTGGTATGAGGCAACCATCTATGTGCAGGCCAAAGCCAAAACTCAGGAAAGGTGA
- a CDS encoding glycosyltransferase family 4 protein, translating to MDVGVVATHIPPAKGYGGVSVTAAVLSKAWSVAGHKMLLVASDESIDGRLRPEQVQLGEHADVKLYRCYGFRRWGFGLGAMTALFKLCLKAPVVYVHGIATWPSTLAAVFCVLLRRPFMVAVHGGLMPEHVDLIRRKKPHKWLFYKGLTFPTLSRAIAVHCTSETEAEGVRNVLGENARILLVPNGIDSRDFMVSGYPEGEGLNLCFLGHVQQEKGINAFIKAWLKVRRPADRLVIAGRSVDGEYFEEFQDLVKKSQGAISYRGYLEREEVKELLSSSHFLVLPSGLEEAGGMRENFGNVVAESMAAGRPVLVARGLAWDHLEAMNAGLVFERSEASVAEILRNAQSMTRPEWERLSLNGRRFVEQQLDPVKLGEQVWQVLTQKAPAHLQQPAAERSSYE from the coding sequence ATGGATGTGGGAGTAGTAGCTACACATATACCACCGGCTAAAGGGTACGGCGGTGTTTCAGTTACCGCAGCTGTTTTAAGCAAAGCATGGTCCGTGGCCGGTCATAAAATGTTGCTGGTTGCGTCCGATGAATCCATTGATGGGCGATTGCGGCCTGAACAGGTTCAATTGGGTGAACATGCGGATGTGAAACTTTACAGGTGTTACGGATTCAGGCGGTGGGGCTTTGGCTTGGGCGCGATGACTGCATTATTCAAATTATGTCTGAAGGCACCGGTAGTTTATGTTCATGGCATTGCAACCTGGCCGTCCACCCTTGCGGCTGTTTTTTGTGTTTTGCTGCGCCGACCTTTCATGGTGGCCGTTCATGGCGGATTGATGCCCGAACACGTTGACCTGATTCGTAGAAAAAAGCCTCATAAATGGCTGTTCTATAAAGGGTTGACCTTCCCCACCTTAAGCCGTGCCATCGCTGTGCATTGCACCAGCGAAACAGAGGCGGAAGGTGTTCGGAATGTACTTGGAGAAAATGCCCGAATACTGTTGGTTCCAAACGGCATCGACAGTCGTGATTTCATGGTAAGCGGCTATCCTGAAGGAGAAGGCTTGAATTTATGCTTTCTGGGTCATGTACAGCAGGAAAAAGGCATTAACGCCTTTATCAAAGCCTGGCTGAAAGTGCGCAGACCGGCTGATCGGTTGGTGATCGCAGGAAGAAGCGTTGATGGTGAATATTTCGAAGAGTTTCAGGATTTGGTTAAAAAGTCTCAAGGTGCCATCAGTTATCGCGGTTATCTGGAGCGCGAAGAGGTTAAAGAATTGCTGTCCTCCAGTCATTTTTTGGTATTGCCGTCCGGATTGGAAGAGGCAGGAGGTATGCGGGAAAACTTCGGCAACGTGGTGGCAGAATCAATGGCTGCAGGGCGGCCGGTATTGGTGGCCAGAGGCCTGGCCTGGGACCATCTGGAAGCAATGAACGCCGGTTTGGTTTTTGAAAGAAGCGAAGCTTCGGTAGCTGAAATACTTCGTAATGCACAGTCCATGACGCGACCGGAGTGGGAGCGGCTATCGCTGAATGGCCGCCGGTTTGTTGAGCAGCAACTCGATCCGGTTAAACTCGGAGAGCAGGTCTGGCAGGTATTGACCCAAAAGGCCCCCGCTCATCTACAGCAGCCTGCAGCCGAGAGATCCTCTTATGAATAA